A single genomic interval of Terriglobus albidus harbors:
- a CDS encoding LytR/AlgR family response regulator transcription factor has protein sequence MSLRALIVDDEALARTRMNRLLSGDPEIEISGECRNSREAYAFLSSQTVDVVFLDIQMPGENGFDLIEKIGFRKMPVTVFVTAHNHYAIRAFEVHALDYLTKPIEQERLASTIEHVKQRVRERTGEHPSVSYRGDLEETLRSMLASLGPSSQTVSYTKRLLVPDGAKTTFIDVETIEWIEAADYYVRIHSGQKEFLLRESMKDLAAALDPSRFVRIHRSAIVNLACVREVFREGRGDGTVVLSGGRRLPMSSVGWKALLASGRS, from the coding sequence ATGAGCCTCCGTGCATTGATCGTCGACGACGAGGCGCTTGCCCGCACCCGCATGAACCGGCTGCTCTCCGGCGACCCCGAGATTGAGATCAGCGGTGAGTGCAGAAACAGCCGCGAAGCCTATGCGTTTCTCAGCTCCCAGACGGTCGATGTGGTCTTTCTCGATATCCAGATGCCCGGCGAAAATGGATTCGACCTGATCGAGAAGATCGGTTTTCGAAAGATGCCGGTAACGGTCTTCGTTACGGCACACAACCATTACGCCATCCGAGCCTTTGAAGTTCACGCTCTGGATTACCTGACAAAACCGATCGAGCAGGAGCGCCTCGCCTCCACCATCGAGCACGTCAAACAGAGGGTCAGGGAACGAACAGGGGAGCACCCCTCCGTCAGCTACCGGGGCGATCTTGAAGAGACGCTTCGTTCCATGCTCGCATCGCTTGGTCCTTCGTCGCAGACGGTGTCGTATACGAAACGGCTGCTTGTGCCTGACGGCGCGAAGACGACCTTCATCGATGTTGAAACGATCGAATGGATTGAAGCAGCCGACTACTATGTCCGCATCCACTCCGGGCAGAAAGAATTCCTTCTCCGCGAAAGCATGAAAGATCTTGCCGCTGCTCTCGATCCTTCACGCTTCGTGAGAATCCACCGCTCCGCGATCGTGAACCTCGCCTGTGTACGAGAGGTCTTTCGCGAAGGTAGAGGAGATGGGACGGTTGTCCTCTCGGGTGGACGTCGTCTCCCTATGAGTAGCGTG
- a CDS encoding serine hydrolase has protein sequence MKLSRVVTLCLLAVCSVLLPGQVSGPAFDVSTVDADVAHAMSAFHAPGVAVGILVDGKVVLVKGYGVRRAGSPQPVDADTLFDIGSITKSFTGMAVAEMVDDGKLDFDTPVTQYLPGFRLYDPIATQLITPRDLLGHRSGLSRHDFIRYSTHLTPDEFIQRLRYLEPNHTFRETFQYNNLMYVVAGYLAGHANGTSWEQLFHDRIFVPLDMTHSNSSAREIQQSPDFATPHEVTNDTAAPIPFYDYQSFGIGPNGAVNSSVNDMLKYLAFHMGDGTANGKVVLSPKQFTQIHRAISADGDLSYAMGWIIEHRAGYRLLLHDGSINGFTAMVALIPEKHTAIVVLNNAETALPKAVAENFLSRYLNLPFHDRIDAIKQNIDTARKKSAEADAAFEAGRLPHAPTSLPLSAYAGEWFHPAFGKVSMTVEGDVLDLHFDALTLHFRHYNYDTFVASDPFTGRLTASFHLDAQGKVTELSIPLERTVKPFVFTRPRKS, from the coding sequence ATGAAGCTTTCTCGCGTCGTCACTCTTTGCCTGCTTGCTGTTTGCTCTGTTTTGCTGCCTGGTCAGGTCTCCGGGCCTGCATTCGATGTTTCTACCGTCGATGCTGACGTTGCGCACGCAATGAGCGCGTTTCATGCGCCGGGGGTGGCCGTCGGCATTCTTGTCGATGGCAAGGTTGTGCTGGTGAAGGGTTATGGCGTTCGCCGCGCAGGCTCGCCGCAGCCAGTCGACGCCGACACGCTCTTCGATATCGGGTCGATCACGAAGTCGTTTACCGGAATGGCCGTAGCGGAGATGGTCGATGACGGCAAGCTCGACTTCGATACACCGGTCACGCAGTACCTGCCAGGTTTTCGGCTCTACGATCCCATTGCGACACAGCTGATTACGCCGCGCGATCTGCTGGGACATCGGTCTGGACTTTCGCGGCATGACTTCATCCGCTACAGCACCCATCTCACTCCCGACGAGTTTATCCAGCGTCTGCGCTATCTGGAACCGAATCACACCTTCCGCGAAACCTTCCAGTACAACAATCTGATGTATGTGGTGGCCGGCTATCTCGCCGGCCATGCGAATGGCACAAGCTGGGAGCAGCTCTTTCATGACCGCATCTTTGTGCCGCTGGACATGACGCACTCGAATTCCTCTGCGCGCGAGATACAGCAGAGCCCTGACTTCGCCACGCCACACGAAGTTACAAACGATACGGCTGCGCCCATCCCGTTTTACGACTATCAATCCTTCGGCATCGGCCCGAACGGAGCAGTGAACTCGTCGGTGAACGACATGTTGAAATACCTTGCCTTTCATATGGGAGACGGCACAGCGAACGGGAAGGTGGTGCTTTCACCAAAGCAGTTCACGCAAATTCACCGCGCTATCTCTGCTGACGGTGATCTCAGCTACGCGATGGGTTGGATCATCGAGCACCGCGCGGGATATCGCCTGCTTTTACACGACGGCTCGATCAATGGATTCACCGCGATGGTAGCTCTGATTCCGGAGAAGCATACGGCCATCGTGGTACTGAACAACGCTGAGACGGCCTTACCGAAAGCAGTAGCGGAGAACTTTCTGAGCCGTTATCTCAATCTTCCGTTTCACGACCGGATTGATGCGATCAAGCAGAACATCGATACCGCGAGGAAGAAAAGCGCAGAAGCTGATGCGGCATTCGAAGCAGGACGTCTGCCTCATGCGCCCACATCGCTGCCGCTTTCTGCATATGCGGGAGAGTGGTTTCATCCGGCGTTTGGCAAGGTGTCTATGACGGTAGAGGGAGACGTTCTCGATCTTCACTTCGACGCTCTGACACTGCACTTCCGCCATTACAACTACGACACCTTCGTGGCGAGCGATCCATTTACGGGCCGGCTGACAGCAAGCTTCCATCTCGATGCTCAAGGTAAGGTGACGGAGCTTTCGATTCCTTTGGAACGGACAGTGAAGCCGTTTGTGTTTACGCGGCCGAGGAAGAGTTAA
- a CDS encoding TonB-dependent receptor: MHLFRILVILAVMSTAVTSLGQQPCTRGVRVDGLVTDPSGAMVPGATIQASTGAVATSDQTGHYLLPCLSRSFTLQARADGFAPQTLTQTANSQQLHLDIQLSIASVESQVQVSADDNTVALDPGRGPGTVTLDERAVQQLADDPDDLLRQLQMLASQNGGDPSTARITVDGFQNATTLPPKGSIASIRVNPDLFSAEYRWPPYGGGLIEIKTKPGAAAIHGAAFFTGSNGSWNATTAFAPSSTPASKRRYGFELSGPILPGRGDFSAALEKRDIDEFKVVNAQVLASDFKISPFRQTVPTPQRLWVASLRSGWQLGQSDTLTGSFAANVNSLGNQGVSALVLPEAGYSTMATQYELRLANELTHGAGQLHQTRVGLSSRRSQNTPNATTPSLQVAGYFTSGGATSQATDSRRYTLELDHDAMFTKGRNTLKLGTQSLGIVIHNHTPDTFNGAFLFGGGSAPALDPQNATTGQTVTIDGMDQYRRTLLGLPGGNPTTYQQTSGNPEVNFTQWQNALYLEENFQVTQRLTLSGGFRYQFQTSPDSLANFEPRLGIGWSPDKKSTWVIHARAGIFSNFIDADTIADGFRLNGRRQQQVVVYSPGYSAPLNPNSASIAVSTRREFAPALSQTTTFTGYFTVEHTFAHHWLARSAFYWGADWNAIRMRNTNAPIVSTAIGAPADPIAALRAPRPYGGNENILRYESSGHLAGNLVSFSVEQQSYKRFNLRVYYRHANFKANGGDGIVTPQSSYSEQGESARADWLRLNGVSLIGSLILPRRVELATELDAHSGAAYTITTGTDANGDGIVNDRPSYASPGMSGSVYHTRYGLMTADTTNGNVPRNVGTMPPTVHLDMNLSRAFTLNPKDKEHARTITFNLRAANVLNHVNINGVGTVVSSPSLDKPYQAESARRLEAGARFSF, translated from the coding sequence ATGCACCTATTTCGGATACTCGTCATCCTGGCCGTCATGTCCACAGCGGTCACCTCCTTAGGGCAGCAGCCATGCACCCGCGGTGTTCGCGTTGACGGCCTGGTAACCGATCCCAGCGGAGCCATGGTTCCGGGTGCAACCATACAGGCCTCTACGGGCGCGGTGGCAACGAGTGATCAGACTGGACACTACCTGCTGCCGTGCCTTTCTCGTTCTTTTACTCTGCAGGCACGCGCGGATGGCTTCGCTCCGCAGACTCTCACTCAGACAGCAAACTCGCAGCAACTTCACCTCGATATCCAACTCTCGATTGCTTCAGTGGAGTCTCAGGTGCAGGTCAGCGCCGACGACAACACCGTCGCTCTCGACCCAGGGCGAGGGCCAGGCACCGTCACATTGGACGAGCGAGCTGTGCAGCAACTTGCGGATGATCCAGACGATCTGCTGCGCCAATTGCAGATGCTCGCGTCGCAGAATGGCGGTGATCCCAGCACTGCGCGCATCACCGTCGATGGATTTCAGAACGCCACCACGCTGCCCCCAAAAGGTTCGATCGCATCGATTCGTGTCAACCCCGATCTCTTTTCCGCCGAGTATCGTTGGCCGCCTTACGGTGGAGGTCTTATCGAGATCAAGACGAAGCCTGGTGCTGCGGCGATACACGGAGCCGCATTCTTTACCGGTAGTAATGGAAGCTGGAATGCGACTACCGCATTTGCACCCTCGTCGACTCCGGCAAGTAAACGCCGCTATGGTTTTGAGCTCAGCGGGCCTATTCTTCCTGGTCGCGGAGACTTCTCCGCCGCCCTTGAAAAGCGCGATATCGATGAGTTCAAAGTCGTGAATGCGCAGGTTCTGGCGAGCGACTTCAAGATAAGCCCGTTCCGCCAGACCGTTCCCACGCCACAGCGCTTATGGGTGGCCTCGCTGCGCAGCGGCTGGCAGCTTGGCCAATCTGACACGCTCACCGGCTCCTTTGCTGCGAATGTGAACAGTCTCGGTAACCAGGGAGTCAGTGCCCTGGTTCTTCCAGAAGCCGGATACTCCACCATGGCAACTCAATACGAGCTTCGCCTTGCGAATGAGCTTACGCACGGCGCAGGCCAACTTCACCAGACCAGGGTTGGACTGTCATCCCGGAGAAGCCAGAACACACCAAATGCGACAACCCCTTCGCTACAGGTGGCGGGATACTTCACCAGCGGCGGCGCCACAAGCCAGGCCACTGACAGCCGTCGATACACCCTGGAGCTCGATCACGATGCAATGTTCACGAAGGGCAGGAACACACTCAAGCTGGGCACCCAGAGCCTGGGCATCGTGATTCACAACCATACTCCCGACACTTTCAATGGAGCGTTTCTCTTTGGTGGAGGGAGCGCGCCGGCGCTGGACCCTCAGAATGCGACTACGGGACAAACCGTCACCATTGACGGCATGGATCAATACCGCCGCACCTTGCTCGGGTTACCTGGCGGGAATCCCACTACCTATCAACAGACCAGCGGAAATCCCGAGGTGAACTTCACACAATGGCAAAACGCGCTGTATCTCGAAGAGAACTTCCAGGTCACTCAGCGGCTAACTCTGTCAGGAGGGTTCCGCTATCAGTTTCAGACCTCACCAGATAGCCTTGCCAACTTCGAGCCTCGGCTCGGCATCGGCTGGTCACCGGATAAGAAATCCACCTGGGTGATTCACGCTCGTGCGGGTATCTTTTCGAACTTCATCGACGCGGACACGATTGCGGATGGTTTCAGGCTCAACGGCAGGCGTCAGCAGCAGGTCGTGGTCTACTCGCCCGGTTACAGTGCGCCGCTCAACCCGAACTCAGCTTCCATTGCCGTCTCTACCCGGCGGGAGTTTGCGCCGGCGCTCTCGCAGACGACGACCTTTACCGGATACTTCACCGTTGAGCACACCTTCGCTCACCATTGGCTGGCACGCTCGGCCTTCTATTGGGGAGCCGACTGGAATGCGATCCGTATGCGAAATACTAATGCCCCCATCGTCAGCACAGCCATTGGCGCACCCGCTGATCCAATCGCGGCACTCCGCGCTCCGCGCCCGTATGGCGGCAATGAAAACATTCTGCGCTATGAGAGCTCGGGGCATCTCGCCGGCAATCTTGTCTCCTTCTCTGTTGAGCAACAGAGCTACAAACGCTTCAACCTGCGTGTGTACTACCGGCATGCGAACTTTAAAGCGAATGGTGGGGATGGCATCGTCACTCCGCAATCCTCCTACAGCGAACAAGGGGAATCTGCTCGTGCCGACTGGCTGAGACTCAACGGAGTTTCGTTGATTGGCAGCCTCATCCTTCCTCGCAGGGTCGAGTTAGCAACGGAGCTCGATGCTCACTCCGGCGCGGCATATACCATCACGACCGGAACCGATGCAAATGGCGACGGTATCGTGAACGATCGTCCTTCCTATGCTTCTCCGGGGATGTCCGGATCCGTTTATCACACGCGGTATGGCCTGATGACGGCCGATACGACCAACGGCAACGTGCCCCGGAACGTCGGCACAATGCCGCCTACGGTCCATCTCGACATGAACCTCAGCCGCGCCTTTACGCTCAATCCAAAAGACAAGGAGCACGCGCGAACCATCACCTTCAATCTTCGCGCCGCTAATGTTTTGAACCACGTCAATATAAACGGGGTTGGGACTGTCGTCTCCTCGCCGTCCCTGGATAAGCCTTACCAGGCGGAATCCGCCAGGCGGCTCGAAGCCGGCGCGCGATTCTCTTTTTGA
- a CDS encoding helix-turn-helix domain-containing protein codes for MPIVVNVDVMLARRKMKLNTLAERVGITPQNLSVLKTGRAKAIRFSTLELLCEVLECQPGDLLAFEKSPASSTSEEEEELAEL; via the coding sequence GTGCCAATTGTTGTCAATGTCGATGTGATGCTTGCCCGCCGGAAGATGAAGCTGAACACTCTCGCCGAACGAGTGGGCATCACGCCACAGAACCTCTCGGTCCTGAAAACCGGCCGCGCAAAAGCGATCCGGTTCAGCACGCTGGAACTGCTGTGTGAGGTTCTCGAATGCCAGCCTGGAGATCTGCTCGCGTTTGAAAAGTCACCCGCGAGTTCCACTTCTGAGGAAGAAGAAGAACTCGCTGAGCTTTAG
- a CDS encoding DUF2975 domain-containing protein codes for MFLLLLACIAGICIGRGGIVRAFDISIPLSTLSGYQRILMAVVAVLAIAVPIKGLYHLERLFRNYTEGKIFTVASAGEIRQLGITALLWAAANLIWIAAAVVLTERRLPHSFYFRMDSIAIGVTVIVISWLMEMAAAMREENELTI; via the coding sequence ATGTTCCTGCTGTTGCTCGCCTGTATCGCCGGCATCTGCATTGGAAGGGGTGGAATCGTCCGTGCATTCGATATCTCGATCCCGTTGAGCACGTTGAGTGGATATCAACGCATCCTTATGGCTGTGGTTGCGGTGCTTGCGATCGCTGTTCCTATCAAAGGGCTGTATCACCTGGAACGGTTATTTCGGAACTATACGGAAGGCAAGATCTTTACCGTTGCATCCGCTGGGGAGATCCGGCAATTGGGTATAACCGCTCTTCTGTGGGCCGCGGCCAATCTTATATGGATTGCCGCTGCAGTGGTCTTAACCGAGCGGCGCCTTCCTCATTCCTTCTACTTCCGCATGGACTCAATCGCCATTGGCGTGACGGTCATCGTGATCTCGTGGCTGATGGAGATGGCTGCGGCGATGCGCGAAGAAAACGAACTGACCATCTGA
- a CDS encoding sensor histidine kinase yields MGLFMSNLEAAVPPALDQLHSSTSPPAGAAAFDIRAWHIVVPITLGITLITASECHSITSIPSLRYGFVLAGWWGATALGLWRVAQSRPQLLQLRPAVLAVHAAIASLLGVLHLLLMAWMDFLFLTPSVQAAIHLTWMRYLYLNRWGLEMLVYGFIFGVAAVAKLQLLAQRNSMRSLELQKELSAAQLHALQMQVEPHFLFNTLNAITTLVELGQQQKASAMLKHLNIILKTTLTRSAPQKVPLAQELENVENYLAIEQVRFSDRLQLQFRIDPSALNALVPSFLLQPLIENAIRHGIGKLEDGGVIQTSVENRNGTLLLRIHDNGPGLSTQTASGHGIGLRNTASRLAHFYPDKYSFQTEQAAAGGFLVSIAIPFEVAAI; encoded by the coding sequence ATGGGTCTCTTCATGAGCAATCTCGAAGCTGCTGTCCCTCCCGCGCTCGATCAGCTCCATTCGTCCACCTCTCCGCCGGCTGGAGCTGCCGCATTCGACATCAGGGCATGGCATATCGTCGTGCCGATCACGCTCGGCATTACGCTTATCACTGCTTCGGAGTGTCACTCCATCACCTCCATCCCCTCGCTTCGCTATGGTTTCGTCCTGGCGGGCTGGTGGGGAGCCACCGCTCTGGGGCTGTGGCGCGTGGCGCAATCGAGACCGCAACTCCTTCAACTACGTCCCGCGGTTCTCGCGGTTCATGCAGCCATCGCTTCCCTTCTCGGCGTTCTCCACCTGTTGCTCATGGCCTGGATGGATTTCCTCTTTCTTACGCCATCGGTCCAGGCAGCCATCCATCTGACATGGATGCGTTATCTGTATCTGAACCGCTGGGGTTTAGAGATGCTGGTCTACGGATTCATCTTTGGCGTCGCTGCCGTCGCCAAGCTGCAGTTGCTGGCGCAACGAAACTCAATGCGCTCGCTCGAGCTGCAGAAGGAGCTCTCTGCAGCGCAGCTTCATGCGCTGCAGATGCAGGTCGAGCCGCACTTCCTCTTCAATACACTTAACGCCATCACTACCCTGGTGGAGCTCGGCCAACAGCAGAAAGCGTCGGCGATGTTAAAGCATCTCAATATCATTCTGAAGACGACGCTTACACGCTCTGCCCCACAGAAGGTCCCGCTCGCGCAGGAGCTTGAGAATGTCGAGAACTACCTTGCTATCGAGCAGGTCCGATTCTCTGATCGTCTTCAACTCCAGTTCCGCATTGATCCGTCAGCACTCAATGCCCTGGTGCCAAGTTTTCTGTTGCAGCCATTGATCGAGAACGCCATACGCCATGGCATCGGTAAGCTCGAGGATGGTGGCGTCATTCAGACCTCCGTTGAAAATCGCAATGGTACCTTGTTGCTCCGTATTCATGACAACGGTCCCGGCCTGAGTACGCAGACGGCTTCAGGTCACGGCATCGGTCTCAGGAATACCGCGAGCCGTCTTGCTCATTTCTATCCGGATAAATACTCCTTCCAGACAGAACAGGCAGCGGCCGGTGGATTCCTTGTAAGCATTGCCATTCCCTTTGAGGTGGCAGCGATATGA
- a CDS encoding PadR family transcriptional regulator encodes MKLRSSPQTTMVLAEFLTSREEWRYGYDISRNTGLKSGTLYPILMRLADHGLLQTSWAQGEDGKPPRHMYKLTRSGIRYAASQVEPGVSRSLVKPAFEV; translated from the coding sequence ATGAAGCTGCGCAGCTCACCGCAAACCACCATGGTTCTTGCCGAGTTTCTTACTTCCAGAGAGGAGTGGAGGTATGGCTACGATATCAGCCGCAACACAGGGCTGAAGTCAGGGACGCTCTATCCCATCCTTATGCGGCTCGCCGACCATGGATTATTGCAGACAAGCTGGGCGCAAGGAGAGGACGGCAAACCACCGCGACACATGTACAAACTCACCCGCAGCGGTATCCGCTACGCGGCTTCACAGGTGGAACCTGGTGTTTCCCGGTCTCTCGTCAAACCAGCCTTTGAGGTGTAA